The Mus musculus strain C57BL/6J chromosome 2, GRCm38.p6 C57BL/6J genome has a window encoding:
- the Gtf3c4 gene encoding general transcription factor 3C polypeptide 4 isoform 2 (isoform 2 is encoded by transcript variant 2), with amino-acid sequence MLDRMFNPEGKALPPMRGFKYTSWSPMGCDANGRCLLAALTMDNRLTVQVNLNRLQWVQLVDLTEIYGDRLYETSYRLSKNEAPEGNLGDFAEFQRRHSMQTPVRMEWSSICTTQQVKHNNECRDVSSVLLAVLFENGNIAVWQFQLPFVGKESISSCNTIESGISSPSVLFWWEYEHNNRKMSGLIVGSAFGPVKILPVNLKAVKGYFTLRQPVVLWKEMDKLPVHSIKCVPLYHPYQKCSCSLVVAARGSYVFWCLLLISKAGLNVHNSHVTGLHSLPIVSITADKQNGTVYTCSSDGKVRQLIPIFTDVALKFEHQLIKLSDVFGSVRTHGIAVSPCGAYLAIITTEGMMNGLHPVNKNYQVQFVTLKTFEEAAAQLLESSVQNLFKQVDLIDLVRWKILKDKHIPQFLHEALEKKIESSGVTYFWRFKLFLLRILYQSMQKSPSEALWKPTHEDSKILLVDSPGMGDGEDEQQEEGTSKQGTKAGLQEKSKEGDTEETPEDSLTAGGDTGGREPVEEKLLEIQGKIEAVEMHLTREHMKRVLGEVYLHTWITENTSIPTRGLCNFLMSDEDYDDRTAQVLIGHISKKMNKQTFPERCSLCKEILPFTDRKQAVCSNGHIWLRCFLTYQSCQSLIYRRCLLHDSIARHPVPEDPDWIKRLLQSPCPFCDSPVF; translated from the exons ATGCTAGACAGGATGTTCAACCCCGAGGGGAAGGCCTTGCCCCCAATGCGGGGTTTCAAATACACTAGCTGGTCTCCAATGGGTTGTGATGCAAATGGCAGGTGCCTCTTGGCAGCACTGACCATGGACAATCGCCTGACTGTGCAGGTGAACCTCAACAGACTCCAGTGGGTTCAGCTGGTTGATCTGACGGAGATTTATGGAGACCGTCTTTATGAGACTAGTTATAGACTGTCTAAAAATGAGGCTCCTGAGGGAAATCTCGGGGATTTTGCTGAGTTTCAGAGGAGACACAGTATGCAGACCCCAGTCAGAATGGAATGGTCGAGTATCTGTACCACTCAGCAGGTCAAGCACAACAACGAGTGCCGGGATGTGAGCAGCGTGCTGCTGGCTGTCCTCTTTGAGAACGGGAATATAGCTGTGTGGCAGTTCCAGCTGCCATTCGTGGGGAAGGAGTCCATCTCTTCATGCAACACTATTGAGTCAGGAATCAGCTCccccagtgttttgttttggtgggaaTATGAGCACAATAATAGGAAAATGAGTGGCCTTATTGTGGGCAGTGCTTTTGGACCTGTAAAAATTCTCCCTGTCAATCTCAAAGCAGTGAAAGGCTACTTTACTTTAAGGCAGCCTGTTGTCTTGTGGAAAGAAATGGACAAGTTACCTGTGCACAGCATCAAATGTGTGCCACTTTACCACCCCTACCAGAAGTGTAGCTGTAGCTTAGTGGTAGCTGCAAGAGGCTCCTATGTGTTTTGGTGTCTTCTTCTGATCTCCAAGGCAGGTCTGAATGTTCACAATTCCCACGTCACAGGCCTCCACTCACTGCCCATCGTCTCCATTACTGCAGACAAGCAGAATGGAACAGTGTACACCTGCTCTAGTGATGGGAAGGTGAGGCAGTTGATTCCCATTTTCACAGATGTTGCATTAAAGTTTGAACACCAGCTGATTAAGCTCTCAGATGTCTTTGGCTCAGTGAGGACTCACGGCATTGCAGTGAGTCCCTGTGGTGCTTATCTGGCCATCATCACCACTGAGGGCATGATGAATGGCCTCCATCCTGTGAATAAGAACTACCAGGTCCAGTTTGTTACTCTGAAGACCTTTGAAGAGGCAGCTGCTCAGCTCTTGGAGTCTTCAGTTCAGAATCTCTTTAAGCAGGTAGACTTGATCGACCTGGTCCGctggaaaattttaaaagataaacataTTCCTCAGTTTTTACATGAAGCATTGGAAAAAAAGATTGAAAGCAGCGGGGTTACCTATTTTTGGCGTTTTAAGCTTTTCCTTCTAAGGATTTTGTATCAGTCAATGCAGAAATCCCCTTCCGAGGCCTTATGGAAACCCACCCATGAGGACTCAAAAATCTTACTGGTTGACTCACCTGGGATGGGCGACGGTGAGGATGAGCAGCAAGAAGAAGGTACTTCCAAGCAGGGGACTAAGGCTGGCCTGCAGGAGAAGAGCAAAGAAGGTGACACAGAGGAGACCCCTGAGGACTCACTCACTGCAGGGGGAGACACCGGAGGCCGTGAACCTGTAGAGGAAAAGCTCCTTGAGATCCAAGGGAAGATTGAGGCTGTGGAGATGCACCTGACCAGGGAGCACATGAAGCGGGTCCTGGGAGAAGTGTACCTGCACACCTGGATCACAGAGAACACCAGCATACCCACCAGAGGGCTCTGTAACTTCCTGATGTCTGATGAGGATTATGATGACAGGACAGCACAG GTCTTGATTGGACATATCTCCAAGAAGATGAACAAACAGACCTTCCCTGAGCGCTGCAGTCTGTGTAAGGAGATCTTACCATTCACAGATCGCAAGCAAGCTGTTTGTTCCAATGGGCACATCTGGCTCCG GTGCTTTCTAACCTACCAGTCCTGCCAGAGCTTGATATACAGACGGTGTTTGCTCCATGACAGCATCGCCAGGCATCCTGTTCCAGAAG ATCCTGACTGGATTAAGAGGTTGCTGCAGAGTCCTTGTCCTTTCTgtgattctcctgtcttctgA